A single window of Aspergillus flavus chromosome 4, complete sequence DNA harbors:
- a CDS encoding ribosomal protein (50S ribosomal subunit L30) → MSSGSNGARRIASVLRPSIADPKVCRSCQETLVRRNYSSAAAQPSSESTSTATTTFPVVKPVYTINAGVALSRPPQITRDLSQFEKAYYFYQKRLNERLALPFTKYFYFKRGTPADEDWKRKIRERQTAARDIGKYNAYSKDAWNDELLVGAVEAEPEHQVEMLVQDAEATVNATSQDTSKKEEIPRPFPRVTEADQKNDQRSLNRALQRTLYLLVQTKEGYWRLPSSPVEQDETLRLAAERTLAQTAGVNMNTWMVGFHPVGHHVYNFRYPRVDKANGTEHLGEKTFFMKARIMAGQADLAANTQNLQDFKWLTKEEIAPYVLPQYYSNIKNMLAER, encoded by the exons ATGTCGTCGGGATCCAATGGTGCCAGGCGCATAGCGTCTGTTTTGC GGCCCTCGATTGCCGACCCCAAAGTGTGCAGAAGTTGTCAAGAGACGCTTGTTCGCCGCAATTATTCCTCGGCCGCTGCACAGCCTTCTTCAGAATCTACCTCTACCGCTACAACTACCTTCCCCGTCGTGAAGCCCGTCTACACAATCAATGCCGGCGTGGCCCTATCCCGCCCCCCTCAGATTACCCGCGACCTCTCACAATTCGAGAAAGCATACTATTTCTACCAGAAGCGACTGAACGAGCGTTTGGCGCTTCCATTTACCAAATACTTTTACTTCAAGCGAGGAACGCCGGCGGACGAAGACTGGAAGCGTAAAATCCGGGAGCGCCAGACGGCTGCGCGTGACATCGGCAAATACAATGCGTACTCGAAGGACGCATGGAACGATGAACTTCTCGTCGGAGCCGTCGAGGCCGAACCGGAGCACCAGGTGGAGATGCTTGTGCAGGATGCGGAAGCTACAGTCAATGCTACCTCCCAAGACACcagcaagaaggaggagatccCCAGGCCATTCCCCCGAGTAACGGAAGCGGATCAGAAGAACGACCAGAGAAGCCTGAACCGGGCCCTTCAGAGGACACTCTATCTTCTGGTTCAGACTAAGGAGGGGTACTGGAGGCTCCCCAGCTCTCCAGTGGAGCAGGATGAAACTCTTCGACTG GCTGCTGAACGTACCCTTGCGCAGACTGCCGGCGTTAACATGAACACCTGGATGGTGGGCTTCCACCCCGTTGGGCACCACGTCTACAACTTCAGATATCCGAGGGTCGACAAGGCCAATGGCACGGAGCATCTGGGCGAGAAGACTTTCTTCATGAAGGCTCGAATTATGGCCGGACAGGCTGATCTGGCCGCCAACACGCAGAATCTCCAGGACTTCAAGTGGCTGACCAAGGAGGAGATTGCACCCTATGTGCTGCCACAGTACTACAGCAACATTAAGAACATGTTGGCTGAGCGGTAA
- a CDS encoding uncharacterized protein (of unknown function-domain containing protein) codes for MPPASSSFTALNLPETFSLPQCMEYFTLTAGPNTDLWRKPPNGDTSTAPIIFTSLRNPFILAEVTVSADWEMEWDQGGLVIFAGAAPQSCSSESVPLDSGTRSSRSGYPQIARPCKWVKAGMEFSSGTVNASSVSATADGADWCLSPLSLPDSGPSTVQSLRIKLERIGNSLWIWYQIPSAVPYALTPSAVSSTWKKLREVTWFFYGVEDKFIHVGVYASRPNNISRNSTMWEMMNGPVLSESTVGSQDSLVVEFEDLEIY; via the coding sequence ATGCCTCCAGCCAGTTCGTCGTTTACGGCATTGAATTTGCCAGAAACATTTTCTCTCCCACAATGCATGGAATATTTTACCCTTACCGCTGGTCCCAATACCGATCTCTGGCGGAAGCCCCCAAATGGTGACACGTCCACAGCCCCCATTATATTCACATCACTGCGAAATCCATTTATACTCGCAGAAGTGACGGTTAGTGCGGACTGGGAAATGGAATGGGACCAGGGTGGACTGGTTATTTTTGCCGGAGCCGCACCACAATCCTGCTCGTCCGAGAGCGTCCCATTGGATTCCGGAACGCGATCGAGTCGCTCGGGATACCCCCAGATCGCACGACCGTGCAAATGGGTCAAGGCGGGTATGGAATTTAGCTCGGGCACTGTGAACGCCTCATCGGTCAGTGCAACTGCGGATGGAGCCGATTGGTGTCTTTCACCGCTCAGCCTCCCCGACAGCGGGCCTTCAACCGTGCAGTCGCTGCGTATCAAATTAGAGCGGATCGGCAACTCCCTCTGGATCTGGTACCAGATCCCATCCGCCGTTCCCTATGCACTGACGCCGAGCGCAGTGAGCAGCACGTGGAAGAAGCTACGGGAGGTGACATGGTTCTTCTACGGCGTGGAAGACAAGTTTATCCATGTGGGAGTGTACGCGAGTCGGCCAAATAACATATCTCGCAATAGTACCATGTGGGAGATGATGAACGGTCCGGTTTTAAGCGAGTCCACAGTAGGCTCTCAGGACTCCTTGGTGGTCGAGTTCGAAGATCTAGAGATATACTAA
- a CDS encoding cript family protein, protein MVCSKCQKKLKSTELATPGVKRKSEMYYGSPSTSVGGGGGEGSKSKPTLGNTGIGKSKLLSSKAKNPYAAYSSACESCKTKTEQGRKFCQRCAYQKNACPMCGRSMAGKSKKDQPIVQGQKFNL, encoded by the exons atgGTCTGTTCCAAATGCCAAAAGAAACTCAAATCCACCGAACTAGCTACTCCCGGCGTAAAACGCAAAAGTGAGATGTACTATGGTTCGCCCTCAACCTCAGTGGGAGGTGGCGGTGGAGAAGGGAGTAAGTCTAAGCCGACGTTAGGGAATACGGGTATTGGGAAA AGCAAGTTGCTTAGTTCGAAGGCTAAGAATCCTTATGCGGCTTATTCGTCTGCTTGTGAGAGTTGTAAGACGAAGACGGAGCAGGGGAGGAAGTTTTGTCAGAGGTGTGCTTATCAGAAGAATg CTTGTCCGATGTGCGGAAGGAGTATGGCTGGAAAGTCTAAGAAGGACCAGCCTATCGTGCAGGGGCAGAAGTTTAATTTGA